Genomic segment of Drosophila takahashii strain IR98-3 E-12201 chromosome X, DtakHiC1v2, whole genome shotgun sequence:
tgttctcaaaagaaatcaaaaaaaatctggaaaattcaaaaaattcataaaaattatttattcaattcgaaatgaattagaaaaacattcaatttatttcacatagaattgaattaaacaaatcagaaatttcatggctaaattgaatgattcacgcagggctctaattctaactttaattttaattttatctataactattttttttatctaactttaactttaattttaaaatttataattactaaaaaaatacacaactTCTTGTACGttctaattttttgtttttcaaataattacaccataaatttttgaattgtaataaaaatgttttcttatgtttgtttgcttttaagattttataatgTTAGTGAGTAAGACAAAATGACTAATGTAAACATATTGTACCCAAAGTGACTGGTGCCCTGTAGCACTgggataaaaccaaaaaaaataaattaaattaaaatgtagagATTAGATGGCGTGGGCATCTGAGGCATCTCCTTTTCCTTACCCCATTTTGGCGCAGCAGCAGTATGAGCAGGTGCCACATGAGCGCATGCGAGGCACGGTACTTGACCACGCTGCCCTGCGGACTCTTCTGGGTGGCATAGAGCACGGTGCAGCCCTTGGTGGGTCCCAGTCGGATCTGTTCCTTGCAGAAGCTGATGATCTTGTCCTTGTGCAGCTTGCGGCCCTGCAGGGGACCCGGATACATGCGCAGCAGGCTGCTCGTTCCGTCGCGGATGCGCGGCGGCGCCACCTCCACATCGTTGCGCAAACGCCCGCGGCCGGCGTACTTGGGCTTCACCTTCAGCAGCAGACTCATCGCGTACGAGGCCACCAAATGGGGCCGGTTGAACTGCAGGGGCGTGCGTCGGCGCGGCGGACGAGCCACCGCGGTGGTGGTCACCGTTCCAGCGGTGGCCAATCCACCGTAGGTCGATGGTGCCGCTTCGGCAGCAGCTCTGCGGTGGATAACAAGAACACAGGCTTTAGTACAATCGCTTGGATAGTCCGTGGGgaagcaataaaaaatatcatgcAAAATCGAAAGGGGGATTGGGAGTTTCGAGAGATCAGAGATCGGGTTAGGGAAGTATATAGAGTGGAGTGGGGAAAAAATAATCCATCAGTCGAGTAGATTTCAACAGTTCCCGCTGCATGCCACTTAAAGGAAAGATTTCGACAGGCCCTCTCAAAACCCaagcataaatattattataaatattataatacttCGTTCAGCCTAAAAAATcctattgcatttttttctacCGCACCTGACCTTTAAAAAGgttcttaaaacttttttgcagAATTTAGGAGATTATATGAAATTTACTAACtattcattaatttaaaagctaaggtttctttggatttttgtGATGACTTGATCAGTGATCAATTCAGATAACTGGATTTTTGTTCATACAAGAAccaataaaacttttaatataaatatataccgaataataataaattgataaatattttttatatcaaataaatatagaatTAAGTTTCCTGAACCCAACCATCCAAAAATGAGACAGAGACAGAAATCGAGAGATGATCTCAGGGACAAAGCGAAAAACGATTTTCCAAAGCAGCAGAAGTGTGAGTGCGACAGAGAAGGCGAAAGTGGGTGAGAGGGAcaggtgtttttgtttataattttgcCTAGGCAGCGCAAAGCTTCGcgggagagaaagagagaaagcACGACAGAAAGCTAGAAAGTGGGATTTAGTTTTTGATGGACAGCAGAATTTATCAGATTGATTTTTCAGTATTACTTGATATTtgttgtatacccttgcagaattattttaatttagtaatTTACTGGTAATTTTGGTTATAATAGTCATAAAAAGAAGATTTTGGttccaattaattaatttagttttttttggacAAAGATATTTAACACTTTTGCTTATAATCGAACTGtaattgtatatttaatattttcaactgaacttttatataatataaggacattttgtacgtttttttttgattggttAATTATTGGTTTtaactgcaagggtatatttAAACTTTGGCTTGCCAAAGTTAAAGTCTTTTTGGTTGGCTTGGCactcttttcttgttttttttggtattttttgacCACCTGATATCGAGACCGCACTCGGAACCAGCGTAATACGGTCCGCATCGGGAATTGCGTCCATCGCCGTTTAAATTGCTCAACGAGCGGGCACTGGAGAGCGAAGGATATGGATGGTATTGGTTATAGATGGATCCTCCTCGTGATCCGTAAAAACTGGCATTATCCTCCGTAATGTTAAAACTCGAGTTTAGCGGATCCTCCctgtgatgttgctgttgttgttgttgttgttgttgctggtagATCAGCTCTTTGTATTGTTGGCGATGGAATTCATTGGCTTGGGTTATGTATGCGTGTGTATACCtgtattgtatatatatgtaaaggTGGGAAGTTGGGCAGATAGCACaattgatgttgttgttgttgttgttcgttTTTTTGGTTgtgcattttgttgttgttgttggttagAGACGAAAACAGTTTTGCGGttatttacaaatttccaTTAGTTTCTTATTGGGttttgttgtgtgtttttgtttttctaattagTAAAACACGTACACAACGAACGACAGACGGGGGGGAACAAATTGGAAGTGGAACATGATATATGGTTGGGATGGTGGAATCCAATTGGAGTATGTAACATGTACTGGGTAACGGTGACAACGCAAGGGAAAGAGAAAGCTGCAAGAGGGCGGGCGGgcgagcgagcgagacagACCTCGTTTCTAATCACTAACTACAAAAAAAGCATTTTAGTTTAGTTGATTAGATTAAGTAGCCCAAGTCCAACCTCAACATTTAAGGGGCGGGGTCAGGGTTTAAACAGGAGGGACAGGGTTGGGGTATGGTCCCATTATTAGGTTAGACAAACTAAATTAATCATTAGTTTTTTAGTTAGCAAACAGCAAACTAAGGTAAAAGAGTAAGAGAAAACCGAAAGCTACTTCAAGATCAACACACTTAGAGCCAGGGTAAAAGGTTCAGGCTAGAGGTTAAGGTAGAAGTTAACCGGGGGTTAAACAAAACTATAGGAACGGTGGCAAAGGAACACGATTTCGGATCAGCCGAATCTATGGATCCTTGCGGAAACTTGCAGAGATTTTGGAGCTtacttttaactattttaacgCTTGAATAACAACAGGCTATCTacgtaatttatttaatcttttttttttaagtgcctgAAATTTATGGATCATTAAAAAGGGATTTAACACGCTGAAGTCATGAGTCAAGTTACGTCACTTTGGAATTTGTGGGAGGAAAAAGGTTttgaaaagaataaaaaaaaattttgaatttattttaaacactaAACTTTTAATATATGGGTTTTGCAAGTAAAGTTCGCCGTTATAACAATGAATCttaatttaaatcttaaaagcaaatttttattttggcaacTTGGTGTgataacataaaatattatttcaaaatgGTTCAGTATTCAAGCTAACTGCTTTTGACAACCGAAAGCCATTGCAAAACCCATTAAAAAAACCTCTCAAAAGTCTCTGCAAGTCTATACGAAATTCTCTAGAGGACTTTAACGAGAAAACTTGAAcataaacgaaaaaaaaactaggcTGGGCAGTTGGATAACTAACCTTTCTCGCTCCCTCAGCAGGGCGGCTTCACTGCTCCCGCTGACACTGCCTCCGcttgcggcggcggcggcggccaccAACTGGGCGGCACTCACCGGAACAGCGCCGGGCACCAAGCCAGgaatcgctgctgctgctgctgctgcgccgccAGGAACTCCGGACTTCGAGGCAGCCGCCGAGACAGCGGCCGCCGTCATCGAGTTGATCATCTGGCCGTAGAACTTGGCGTACATATCGGCATAGGCATGCGGATTGCGCGACATCTGCTCGTACATGGAGTACGAATCGTAGGCACCGCCATACTGATCATACTGATTGCGACGCTTGCCGGAACCGGAACCACCTCCTCCgctgccaccgccgccgccgccgctggtgTTGCCTCCGTTGATGCGCTCCTTCTCGAGATCACTGTTGCGCGAGCTCTTCCGGCGGTACTCCTCGTAGCCACCGTCCCAGTTCCGCAGATCCTGGTGACGTCGGCGACCCTCCTCTGGGCGGCCACTGCGTCCCTGATTCTCGTAGCTCCGTCGTCCGCCCGACGATCGCGATTTGTCGGCCGACGATGGCTGTTTGTTGGAGCGTCTGGAGTATTGACGATCGTGATCACGATCGCGTTCCGGTTCGTAGTAGTCGAACGACGGCTCCTCGGCGGCGCTGCGTCGCTGGCTGCGGCCGGTTTTACTGCTCCGGCCACCACCTCCTCTTCCCTCAGTGCCTCCGCCATCGAGTTCTCCCTCGCCGAGATGATTGATCTCGGGATTATCCGATTCGCCGTcgtagttgctgttgttgtagcGACGCGAATGATCGTACGAACGCTCCTGATCCTCGCCGCCACTGTGATACTTATTCGAGCGTCGCCGCCAGTGCCGCTCACGCTCCCTATCCCGTTCCCGCTCCCTTTCCCTTTCCCGCTCGGCCTTCGGTTCCGCTGGATGGCGACGCGATCGCGTCGAGTCGTGATTGTTGCTCCGCCTGTGCTGCGTTTCCCTCAGCGATTTGGTCTCGTGGTGGGCAGCACCGCGTACCGAGTCCTCCGTTTCGCCATCGTAGGTGTAGTGACCATGGCTGCGTCCGCGGCCCTGCCGCTCGTCCATCAGATCCCGGCGCTCGCGCTCCCGATCGCGCTCCCTTTCGCTCTGCAGGAACTCATCCGACTCGTCCTCGGACTCCAGATCCAGCGAGGCATTCGCGCGACGTCCCCCCGCCGCCGCCCGCTTCTTCTCCTGCtgttgcggctgctgctgctgtagaAGAGGTAGCTGCGGTTGCTGTGGTTGCTGTGGTTGCGGGGTGACTGCCTGCGGCGGTTGGTTGATGTGATGCAGCTGCAGCTCCGGCTCATCGGGCTGAATATTGTGATGTACCGACAATGTCGGGGGAAGTTCGGCCAGCGCTGGTGGCGGAATGGCTTCGCGATCCTCCAGATTCTCACCATCCAGCACCTGCTCCCTCAACGATGGTGCGTTCGTCTCCACGCCCGTGACGACGCGACGCGGTGGCGTCTGTATATTGCGCACTTGCTGCCCGCCGTCGTCCGAGGTGTCCTCGCCGTCCGCCTGACGCTCCTGCATGTGCAGGGCAGCCGCCTGGGCGACATCGAGCGCCGGCTGCTCCGTGGCGCCGGTGACCaggcgctgctgctgcgagtCCAGCTCCGGCTGGCCCAGAACCAGACGGGACAAGCCCGGTGGCGGCAGCAGACCCGCATCCTGATCCGCCTCGCCCTCGCCCAGCTGCTCGGACAGGTGACTCGTCTGCAGGTACTGCGCCCGCTCGTCATTAGGGGCGGACAACACCTCCTGGTTGTCCACCGCTGGCTGAGCGTACAGCGATGCGGTTGCTGCAGGAATTGGGGCACCTGGTGAAGCCTCAACAGGTGGTGCCGCCAGCAAGTTGAAGCCATCGCCATGGGCCTCCCCGGGAGGCGGGGCAACTGGAGGAGCTAATGGCGCTACAGCCGGTGCTGGTGGTGAAGGAGCTCCGCCCGCCGGACTGGCCATTATGTTCACTCGCTTATTGAGGCCCGCGGAGCGCTTGAAGGGATTGCCAGCCGCTGGAGTCAAGCTGGGCGGCAGTGCAGCCGGTGGTGCAATGCCAGCGGCGTCCGTTGGTGGTGCTACCACGCCGGCAAGAGGCGCTGGAGGAGCTACCCCGCCGGCAAGAGGCGCTGGAGGAGCTACCACAGCAAATGGTGGTGCAGCAAACGCAGAAAGTGATGTTGGTGGCTGGTTTTGGAAAGCCTGGGGCGGCACAATGGCATCCAGTTCGGGTTCCTGACCAACCTCCGGCTGCTGAGGCAATGATGCTGCCTGCTGATCCGTTGGAGGCGGCAGCTCCACATTGTTATTGACACTATTGCCGGTGGCAAAGGCTTGCCAACTGCCTGGCGAGGACTGGACATTGAAGGAGTCCTCGAGCAGTTGCCCCGATGGCTCCAGCAAGGCCTCGTTGCTAAggctattattgttgttgctattgtCGTTCCAATCGCCCCAATCACCCcagccacctcctcctcctcctccgccgctaTTATTGTTGTCAAACGAGTCCAGAGCGGGTTCCGCTGGAGCCGGGACTTGTGGCTGCTGGTGAGTGGGATAATACAGTTGCTGCTGGATattatgttgctgctgcgtaGGCTGttgtggctgctgttgctgcagtggcagttgctgctgttgctgctgcagtggcagttgctgctgctgtcctgCAAAGTAGTTATTGTAGTTCagcgactgctgctgctgctgctgatcctCCGGCCAGTAAtttggctgctgttgctggaaCATTTGGCTGGCGTAgagctgctgatgctgctgatgctgctgctgtgcaggatgaggttgctgctgctgctgctgctgttggggcgttgcatgttgctgcggggcctgttgctgctgctgctgctgctgctgatgcggTGGCAGCCAGGGCGCATTGTTGTGCAACATGTTGGATCTTTAAGAAGGGAAACAAAAcacatattaaaattaattaaaaaggcaATGGATCATTTGAGTGGAACATAAAAGCCTACTAATTCTAACAATTCCTACTCCTTTCCTGAAAtatcaccaaaaaagtttcttCATTATGTCCTTAATGATTACCTCGCTTTATAAATATCTTTTCATGtttaaatgtacatatatttctTGTAAAACGAGATTACTAAGCCAACAATCTTAATTTCATAAGTGTACATGTCTATTTCAATTCTCTTgggttttttcttaaatgaaaaaaaatcttaaagacAAAATTCTTCTTAAAATtctcttctgtttttttaatttttctaatatgTTTCGATCTAGAAataagatacatttttaaaatcccaagtaaaatgcctttttaaaaaagcggaaacttttttttaaaattaaagttctaTAAGTGTTTTTTGAGATTATTAAGTTTAAGGTTTTcctatatttgtaatattaccAAGGGTCTTTTATATATCTCAAAACTTGTGTTGTCCTTAAAAGAGCTTTATATATCAGTACCATTGGGCTACCCTTAGATACTTTAAAGGTTTTTAGGTGTTATAAGGATTTTCCCCGAGGAGTTCGCAGGTGGTGGGTGCTGGATTTTGTGGGGCAGTTCAATGAACCAAACCAGTTTTGATGGAAAATTACCCGTTTGAACTGATTTTTCCTCAATTCCTGTTAAGGATCGTAAATAGCGGTGGAAGGCACGCAAAcgaatttttaacaatatggaatatatatatattattatcaaGCCACAATGAGCGTAAAATCAAAAGTTAAAAGTTTACGTGGACGTTTGCcatatatgtacgtatgtGTTTGTATGTACGTTCGTTTTGTTACCACCGTTTCGCTCTCttactgttgttgtttttgttctcTTGACGCAGCAGGTTTTTTTCGCTGCACTGCActgtttttttacctttttccaAGCCACTGATAATTTTAACACTTAATTTTTCGTAAACTGGCCCTagaatatattttgaacttgCGTATTTTCCTcctgtttttcttcttttctgcTTTGCAAGTCAAAAGTGAAAACACTCTCTGGGGGAAAAAATTGGAGCAGTggtggagagagagagagagagagagggagagagctcTTCCTCTCGGCAAAAAAGAACCAAACGCAGGGTTGCAATCCGGTGTTCCCGTGCAAAAGTTGACCACACAATTATTTTTACTGgccataataaaagaaaaacacttgGCAGTTGTCTTTGTCAATTTATgtttcttataaaaataaaacacacacaattatTACGAGAGagccagcacacacacacgcacccaggctcacacacacactcactctgTCCCTTTCCTTTTCTTCTAATTAGCTTACGCTGCCCACTGACTTACACAAATCGCTCGTTTATTTACACGCACTTGGTACTGTCCTCTGGCAGTTGACTAAACAATACATTTACTTGTTGGCTGATTGCTAAAGCAGTCGTCTTGGCttttaaacaattaactttggaattttttcgaTCCGAACACAGCAAATCTCCCAAATGCCAACTCGACTTTCGTGTAGGGATGtgaaaaatataccaaaatatcaatatatcgatatttttggaataaaaataaatatttatatcgtgAATATGTGGAATAtcgctattattttaaatatattttttatatttcaaaaatcgaACTAATCTGAAACGaagtttcaaaaattaataataatttatgaattatattaaatattataataaaatgcaGGAAAAAAAGCGAAACTAAAACCGTAATACTCCAGGAACATTAACTATTTGCTGAAATTTCAGCTTGACATTTTTTGTAGCTTGTATACCAGgccctattttttaaatttgttgtgaaAAAAACTGTAATATTGGgcttaaaaacgttttaaattgatttaatttacaataaaccttaagttaattttataaaaaatgtaaatatactTCCATCTACCTAGATTTTTATattctgtttttaaaaatgaatttgttttgtcaatttataaataagagttttaaaatgcgtagtttttattataagttAACGGAACTCAAGGCGTttcaaaagatttttttgCCATCAAATCGGGAATCCCCTTACTAGCAAATATCGATATTTGTACGCCTGCCTATCGCTGGACAcacgtgtgcgtgtgtgtgtgtgtgtgtgcctatCGCCAGCTGATGCCTTAGCGCTTGCGTATTTTGTTGATATTTGCAAGCCACGCGAGACGAGAAGAGATGCTGCGCCTACTCGTGTCCAACTGCGGCAGGAGCAGCGACTTGTACAGGTAGGATGCACCACGCGGAGTCGCCGGCTGGCAGGGCCGATTCCCGGGTAGCCAGCAGCTGGTGAGGAGCATAACAACACTCCCCCCTTGGCCCTCACTCCGGTTATGTCATCAATCGCAAATAGCCAATCGCCAACTTATCATTAACCGCCCTTTTCTTTGCCATAGTCGCCACCTACTGCAGCCCTCGCAGCAGCCACTGCCACGCCTCCAGAACGCCGCCCGCCTGATGCGACAACATTTGCGCGGGACGAACGCCAAGGGAGccccgcatccgcatccgcatctgcCCACGCCCCCGTCCCCGCCCACAAGCGCCAGCCGCCTGCTACACACGACACGCCTCCTTCTTTGGGGCGGCGGAAGTCTGGCCATCGGCCTGGGCGCCCGCTCCTGGTGGGCGGGGCACCGCGGGGCGATTGTCCACTGCGAGGGAAGCCGGCTGGCCGTTCGCAAGgagccggaggaggaggagggaacGGCCGAGGAGCAGCACTTCGACTGGCGGCGACTGTGGGCCTACCTGGAGCCACATCTCTGGGAGCTCATCGGGGCCATATGCGTGAGTAGGCTAGTGTGCGGCAGGAGGGCAAGGATCAATAGGAGAATCTAGTCCAAAGACCCTTTAAAATTCTAAGAATATTATTCGCCAGGGTATCAAGAAGTTGGGAATCCACAGAGATACTAAATCCTAGGCCAAAGTTCATATTTCAGTGCCCTATATCAAGATAGAAAGCCTTTATATGGTATAATATGATACAAAATGATATGTGCATAGTGGTATATGATCCAAAATATGAGAAATAGAGGAATTAAGATCCAAAAGCTGAGatctaatatattttctttccaTTTCCAAAGTTTCTAGTGTTTTACCTACATATCTTCAGTATGAACTTCTtggatattcattaaaaaaacagGGCAGTCCAAATATTagtgttttttataaagaaactGAGatctaatatattttctttccaTTTGCAAAGTTTCTAGTGTTTTACCTACATATCTTCAGTATGAACTTCTTGAATATTCATTACAAAAGACCAGGGCAGTCCAAATATTagtgttttttataaagaaaccAGAGTAAACTCCATAGGAATCCATAAATACATCAATGACTTACTCATGTAACTCGCACCTTTTCTTACAGGCAGCCCTGATAGTCGCTTACATCAACATCCGCATCCCAAACCTGCTCGGCGACCTGGTCAACACACTGGCGCGATATGCCAACACATATGTGACGGACCCGATCAACAACTCGTTCGTGAAGGACGTGAGCAAGCCGGCCGGCAATCTGCTGAGCCTGTACATGCTGCAGTCGGGATTCACCTTCATGTACATCTACCTGTTGAGTCGCGTCGGCGAGCAGATGGCGGCCAAGATGCGGCAGGATCTGTTCACGCAGATCGTCGTCCAGGACATTGCCTTCTTCGATGAGAATCGAACGGGTGAGCTGGTCAACCGGCTGACCGCCGATGTGCAGGACTTCAAGACCTCGTTCAAGCAGTTCGTGGCCCAGGGACTGCGCAGTGCTGCCCAGCTAATCGGCGGCAGCATATCGCTCTTCATGATTTCCCCGCACATGGCAGCCATTGCGCTGGCCAGTGTCCCCTGCGTGGTGATGTTCATGACGTATTTGGGCAGGAAACTGCGCTCGCTGAGCAAGAGTTCGCAGGCGCAGGCGGAACGGGCGACGGGCGTTTGCGAGGAGGCCCTCTCGAACATCCGAACGGTGCGCTCCAGTGCCTGTGAGTACCGCGAGATGCAGCTGTTCGAGGCGGAGACCAATGAGGCGGCCCGCCTGGCGCAGGAACTCGGCTACGGCATCGCCATCTTCCAGGGCCTGACCAACTTCTTCCTCAACACACTGGTCCTGTCCACGCTCTTCATGGGCGGCCACCTCATGTCCACGGAGAGCCTGTCGCCGGGCGCCCTGATGGCCTTCCTGGTGGCCTCACAGGGCGTCCAGCGATCCCTGGCCCAGGGCTCCATCCTGCTGGGCACCATGATCAGGGGCATGACCGCTGGCAGCCGGGTGTTCGAGTTCCTCTCGCTGCAGCCGCAGGTGGAGCTGCTGCGCGGCTACATCATCCCGCAGGAGCGGCTGCACGGCGAGATTCGGTTCGAGAACGTCTCCTTCGCATATCCCATGCGGCCGGATCATGTGAGTACTCAAGTCCTTGAAAATCAGGCCCTTTTTTATGTAATACTTACCAACTTCTTATCGCTTCCGCAAGCAGATAACCAATTCATAACCGCCACAAACATTTATGTCTAATATATATGACTAAGTGATAAAAAGATTACCACTAGACTAATAATCCAAATtatttcctttccttttctgTGTAAAAACTGATATAAAAACTAACAAATGGGTAAGAAGTTCTCAACTGCTCATATGAAATATTAGATTTCTTCAttggttatcatctgtgatttttttgaaattttttggtgtccatttagggacgctatgaatttttgaagttaagaacttaaaaaattttctcaaacttcaaattagtatatctcgagaacgattttaaatgtgtactgggggagttagaaaataattttcttactttttttgttgtccaaaaagtatgaattttaattatttgaaatttttatcgCTGTTTTGAAAGTATttcttcatcctataaaataaacttaactatccaaggttgtccatctcataaccaacttaatttacccgatgaaacatttttgttcctttgcatcatttgaagaaaatctaataTATCAcatgcgcagttgagaaattcttacccatacctatatttatatttatatttatttatttaaaatattataaacgtTCGTTTCCCGCAGGTGGTGCTCAAGGACTTCAGCCTGACGCTCCGCCCGGGCCAGACGGTGGCCCTGGTGGGAGCCAGTGGATCCGGCAAGTCGACCATAGCCTCGCTGGTCGAACGCTTCTACGAACCCTCGGCGGGCAATATCAAGCTGGACGGCTACAAGCTGTCGGACATCTCGCCCTATTGGCTGCGCTCCAATGTCCTCGGTTTCATCGAACAGCAGCCGGTGCTTTTTGGCACCTCGATATTGGAGAACATCCGCTACGGGAGGCCGGATGCGGGCGAGGAGGATGTGTTTGCGGCTGCGCGCCTCTCGCAATCGCACGACTTTGTGACCGCCCTGCCCGATGGCTATGCGACGCATGTGGGCGAAAGGGGCACCCAGTTGAGCGGTGGTCAGCGGCAGCGCATCGCCATCGCCCGGGCGCTGCTGAAGAACCCGCGCATCCTCATCCTGGACGAGGCGACGAGCGCCCTGGACGCCACCAGCGAGGCGGAGGTGCAGAAGGCACTGGACACGGCGGTTAAGAACCGCACCACCCTGGTGATTGCTCACCGGTTGTCCACGATACGAAACGCTGACCTCATCGTCGTTCTTGACCAGGGACGTGTCGTGGAGGTGAGTTGCCCTTCGTTGAATATGCAGACATATCATAcatttaaagtaaagtaaaaaatCAGAGTTATTAGTTTTAAGTATGCAACTTTCTTGCAAACAATTTAATGTCTTTGTGTTGTATCTTTCAGACCGGCAAACACGACGAACTGATGGCCAAGCGGGGCCTGTACTTCGAGCTGGTGCGTCAGCAGGAGCGACGGGACATCCAGGAGCAGGTTCAGGCCGTGGAGGACGTGGTGGCCgccaaggagcagcagcagcagccaattGCAACGGCGACACTGAGCAGCAGTTCCGGCGGCAGGACGAACACCGCCCAAGGATAGAAGCGATCGTAGGCAAATTGATGATTCCCTGTACACTTAATTTATTAGAACGTTTTGTTTTCACTCTTTTTATTTCCAACtgaccaaaaacaaaagataacTGGTGAGAGACGCTAACGATAagtatacaataaaataaacgcTGAAGACagtattgtttttgttataaaaataaagtatttcattgacattttcaaaatattcacCGGGTTTCATCGATAAAGACTGGGGATTTAAATGTGATGTGGTGACTCGGAAATCTCTTTTTAACCGAATTTAGTCCGAATTAAACCGTAGATCAACACAAATTCCAATCGTCTTTGTACGATTTCCGGATAAAGTTAATCTAATAAAATCCACAAATTCGGCAGCTGTAAAACATAAGTAtatttgtgtaatttttttgagcatctgaaatcaaatgatcctatcttaattttcttgagagtaataatacattttcttttatcTCTACTATGCAatctatatattataatatagtGAATGTTGGTCAAACGATTTAGGCCTTATCATCATTTCAACAAAGGTAAGCGAGTAGGTCCAATCTTCGTTATGCCAGGAGCCCCAAATAATTccatttgtttttccatctGT
This window contains:
- the Sec16 gene encoding uncharacterized protein Sec16 isoform X4, yielding MLHNNAPWLPPHQQQQQQQQQAPQQHATPQQQQQQQQPHPAQQQHQQHQQLYASQMFQQQQPNYWPEDQQQQQQSLNYNNYFAGQQQQLPLQQQQQQLPLQQQQPQQPTQQQHNIQQQLYYPTHQQPQVPAPAEPALDSFDNNNSGGGGGGGGWGDWGDWNDNSNNNNSLSNEALLEPSGQLLEDSFNVQSSPGSWQAFATGNSVNNNVELPPPTDQQAASLPQQPEVGQEPELDAIVPPQAFQNQPPTSLSAFAAPPFAVVAPPAPLAGGVAPPAPLAGVVAPPTDAAGIAPPAALPPSLTPAAGNPFKRSAGLNKRVNIMASPAGGAPSPPAPAVAPLAPPVAPPPGEAHGDGFNLLAAPPVEASPGAPIPAATASLYAQPAVDNQEVLSAPNDERAQYLQTSHLSEQLGEGEADQDAGLLPPPGLSRLVLGQPELDSQQQRLVTGATEQPALDVAQAAALHMQERQADGEDTSDDGGQQVRNIQTPPRRVVTGVETNAPSLREQVLDGENLEDREAIPPPALAELPPTLSVHHNIQPDEPELQLHHINQPPQAVTPQPQQPQQPQLPLLQQQQPQQQEKKRAAAGGRRANASLDLESEDESDEFLQSERERDRERERRDLMDERQGRGRSHGHYTYDGETEDSVRGAAHHETKSLRETQHRRSNNHDSTRSRRHPAEPKAERERERERERDRERERHWRRRSNKYHSGGEDQERSYDHSRRYNNSNYDGESDNPEINHLGEGELDGGGTEGRGGGGRSSKTGRSQRRSAAEEPSFDYYEPERDRDHDRQYSRRSNKQPSSADKSRSSGGRRSYENQGRSGRPEEGRRRHQDLRNWDGGYEEYRRKSSRNSDLEKERINGGNTSGGGGGGSGGGGSGSGKRRNQYDQYGGAYDSYSMYEQMSRNPHAYADMYAKFYGQMINSMTAAAVSAAASKSGVPGGAAAAAAAIPGLVPGAVPVSAAQLVAAAAAASGGSVSGSSEAALLRERERYTHAYITQANEFHRQQYKELIYQQQQQQQQQQHHREDPLNSSFNITEDNASFYGSRGGSIYNQYHPYPSLSSARSLSNLNGDGRNSRCGPYYAGSECGLDIRAAAEAAPSTYGGLATAGTVTTTAVARPPRRRTPLQFNRPHLVASYAMSLLLKVKPKYAGRGRLRNDVEVAPPRIRDGTSSLLRMYPGPLQGRKLHKDKIISFCKEQIRLGPTKGCTVLYATQKSPQGSVVKYRASHALMWHLLILLLRQNGYIADTDVGDLLLENQQEYPYEPSEYEAENEPDVEAEQEAAAPGEKSVESDLDSESAAGAAAATPEETPAGGATNGGDAGAPQSPLSEQAATDKFRSYVLRGNVEEALQWATDNGLWTHAFFLALYEDRYALTDVAQKFLNRAIKANDPLQTLYQMKSCQTPACVSQLRDEQWGDWRSHLSILVTNKSRQPKYDRSSVVALGDTLFQRGDIYAAHFCYLVAQEEFGRYDSSATELTTLTANVPRLILLGSSHYKHFNEFASNEAIIMTEIYEYARSLFDPKFSIAHFQHYKFLLATRILDYGQHFRCTNYLEQIARHIELKPESYDIDFIQRVCGLAERLRYHDPILINRVSFASPPNAASKDSAAPEEKAWLRQLRSLADVQPQQEQLQLHHQVQQQQQEQNDIDQQFAEVNKQFRELNMQYDGGNLESTLQTQLPPVEQQQQPAQSEVPPPQQQYYEPPPAAAAAAAQVPAESDPYGQQQGSYYDPNAGMQHQYDPNAGIQHQYDPNTEAHHQYEHGQIEPASEAYQPAADPSAAPAGYGYDYWSGTQQPPYGDEPALKDEAEEEEDEQQILQQAQQQQQLRVAKQQQEQHTRTNGAANSNNNRFKSNALKQEKGSSITALRKRQEASRTATIAAAAAAIAQITPAKVATAAAAATTTAATSAKAFNLNDLQQQQARPAISMPKSKSYGDEDDGGAAHPGQKPTPEAAGKQQASGKQSNSGGDLGAPGNQNAGWFGGLWNKLSLKPKNQMILPDDKNPTIVWDKERKCWTNTEGGTDETESFKPPPKMSDLGMGMPPAMGMGMGMGVGMGAATNPLGSHQPAPLMDQQQQQPQPQQPPSQPQMYGSPIDYTAAPAAPEMIPTVPTPAPLPVPSPAPLAAAANPSPAANPGGPQPKLQSNMFKMQRNRTLKNSYVDVFNPSGAPMSAAPENVLAPIMAPAAVPQGGFFVPGQQ